A window from Zingiber officinale cultivar Zhangliang chromosome 7A, Zo_v1.1, whole genome shotgun sequence encodes these proteins:
- the LOC122001467 gene encoding uncharacterized protein At3g27210-like: MQAFVQKNPILKMGVCTSIPKDSDASSMRYRLGLTSKAKRLFLPSPAKEKALDGANPVHGFGSQTPEFGSKNKIFFDTQAWFDSDCDDDFFSVNGEFTPSRGSTPIHPSSTPSTPKLDNHFLFDKSPYSKSDEPSPTGRKKLAELLRETSQIEKLDSSNITEVKEDANEKSDIYKTSPAPTPNSLNATSYRSGASSACSAEVTPSSDRTSRKDKAWKTGHCCLPSLQSFGIDERRQKMSPSPCAA, translated from the exons ATGCAA GCTTTTGTTCAGAAAAATCCAATCTTGAAGATGGGGGTGTGCACTTCAATACCGAAAGATTCAGATGCGTCGTCGATGAGGTATCGATTGGGTTTAACTTCCAAGGCTAAGAGGCTCTTCCTCCCGTCGCCCGCAAAAGAGAAGGCTTTGGATGGGGCGAATCCAGTTCATGGATTCGGTTCGCAGACTCCCGAGTTCG GGAGCAAGAACAAGATCTTCTTCGATACACAAGCGTGGTTTGATTCAGACTGCGACGATGATTTCTTCAGTGTGAATGGAG AGTTCACTCCTTCGCGAGGCAGTACCCCGATTCATCCTTCGAGCACACCATCAACTCCTAAACTGGACAACCATTTTTTGTTCGACAAATCTCCATATTCAAAATCTGATGAACCTTCTCCTACTGGTAGGAAGAAGCTCGCTGAGCTGCTACGTGAGACCTCGCAGATCGAAAAACTCGATTCCTCAAATATTACGGAAGTGAAAGAAGATGCTAATGAGAAATCAGACATCTACAAAACAAGCCCCGCTCCGACACCAAACTCATTGAACGCAACGTCGTATCGCTCCGGAGCAAGCTCAGCTTGCAGCGCTGAGGTGACACCGAGTAGCGATCGCACGAGCAGGAAGGACAAGGCATGGAAAACTGGGCATTGCTGCTTGCCGAGCCTGCAAAGTTTTGGCATCGATGAGAGGAGGCAAAAGATGAGTCCCAGTCCCTGCGCTGCATGA